AAATGTTCTGGTAATAGGTGGGGGCGATACCGGCTCAGATTGTGTGGGGACTTCCAATAGACATGGAGCAGCCTCTGTTACGCAGTTTGAATTAATGCCTAAACCTCCCGATCAGCGTAGCGAAGCTATGCCGTGGCCAACTTATCCTATGTTATTGAAAACAACAACATCACACGAGGAAGGGTGTAAACGCTTTTGGAGTATCAATACAAAATCATTCATAGGAGATGATAATGGTAATCTGAAGGGAGCCCTGGTGGTCGATCTTGAATGGGAAACCGATGCTATGGGACGTCCAGTGAAGTTTAACGAAGTGGCTGGTTCTGAGAGAGAAATACCTTGTGAGCTCGTTCTTTTGGCTATGGGATTTTTGCACCCGCAACATGAAGGATTACTCAAGGAATTAGGGATTGAATTAGATGTAAGGGGGAATGTGAAAGCCTCTGAGAGAGCTTATAGAACAAGCCAAGACCATATTTTTGTCGCTGGGGATATGAGGAGAGGACAATCACTGGTAGTTTGGGCAATATCGGAGGGCAGAGAGTGCGCTCGTAAAGTGGATGAATACCTCATGGGCTATTCTTCATTAGAAAGTAAAGATGTAATAGTAGAACATGATATCGTATAGCTTCTGCTAATGCTAATTGAAATTGCGGCAGGCGCTATTGTTGTCTGCCGCTTTTTAATTTCAGCTTAGAATAAAAATCCCAGAGTAGAATACCTGCAGATATTACAATATTAAATGAATGTTTTGTGCCAAATTGAGGAATCTCGATACAGGTGTCAACCATTTTCATAGCTTCTTCGGAGACACCGTTTACTTCATTTCCAAAAATCAATGCATATTGTTCTTCTTGCTCCGGATTGAAGTCGTGTAACATAGAGCTCCCTTCTGCCTGTTCAATTGCAATAATTTTTTTACCTTCTTTCTTTATTAAGGTAAGTGCATCTACGATATTTTCCATGTATATCCACTCCATGGACTGTGTAGCGCCTAAAGCCGTTTTTTCAATATCTCTATGTGGTGGCTTACCTGTTATACCACACAAAATGATCCGTTCAACAGCAAAACCATCTGCTGTTCTAAATACTGAACCAACGTTGTGCAGACTTCTAACACTGTCTAATACCACAGTAATAGGCAACTTTTCCAATTGTTTAAATTCTTCAACCGATGCCCTTGAAAGCTCTTGCATTGCCAATTTGCGCATATATATTGGATTAGGTGTAAGCGTTTACAAACAAAAAAGACCTGAAAGTATATTTTTCAGGTCTATGCTCTATAAAATGATATCGTTAAGATATACTTATTTATTTATTGTTGGTGGCCAATTTATTCAAAATTTCATTGTTTTTGGCAATTTGGCTTGCTCCAGATTCTTTGGATCTGTCTCCAACTTCAATATTACGTCCTAATTTCAGGAACTGTACCTCAAGACGAGATACTGTTTTATTTCTTCTATCTTTTCTTTTTAAGCGTGTAACTCCCATGGTTGTTGTACTTTTAATAATTTTTTGATGAGGTCGGAAGCGGATTCGAACCGCTGTAGGAGCTTTTGCAGAGCTCAGCCTAGCCACTCGGCCATCCGACCCTTTTCCCTTCTAAAGGCATGCAAAATTAGTAAAATAATATTGTTTTACTAATTTTTTTCAAATTTTATGTGGACTTATTCTCTCCGCCTTATCTCTGAACAACATATGGCGGTAGATAATGCAACGTTCAGCGACTCTGCGCTTCCGTATCGCGGAATAGTTATACCGATAGTATTGTTCGGTAATAAGTTTTGATTGATACCACTTCCTTCATTTCCAAGTAATATCACTCCCTCGTTGCCAAAATCGGTTTTATAGATGGATTGACCTGTTAATAATGTTGCGTAGACGGGTACGTTGATGTTGGATAAAAAGCTTGTCAGATTGGTATATACGACCGAAACATGAGCTAAGGATCCCATGGTGGCTTGCACAACCTTGGGGTTGAATATATCAACGGTGTTTTCTGAACATATTATCTTATGTATGCCGAACCAATCGGCTGTTCGTATAATGGTACCCATATTTCCCGGATCTTGAATAGTGTCTAAAACCAAAGTGAAATTGCCACTTAATTGATTGTAATTGATAGGTTCATCAGAGGGTATTTCAACGAGCGCAAGTATACCTTGAGGAGTTTTAACGGTGCTTATAGCGGCTAATTCTCTCTCAGTTATCGTATTTAGTTTTACATTTTTCAAAAAAATGTCGATTTTTGGCCCTAGGTTTGAAGAATGGAAAATATGATGGACAGTATAATCTGATTGCAGAAATTCCGTTATGGACTTAATACCTTCAACAATAAAAAGTCCGTGTTCTTTTCTGAACTTTTTATGGTGTAATGATTTAATAAATTGAAGCTGAGACTTTGGGAGCATCACGATTGTTTAACTTATTTTTATTTGCAATTATAACGTTTTTGTTGCTATTTACCTCATCTTGTCGGTCTACAAGACTATTAAGCGATGATCAGGCACTAGTTACAAAAATCAAGTTAAATGGGGTGAATAAAGAGTTTAAAGACCAAGCGGAAGAATATATACAGCGTGATATCAGACCTAATTCATCTATTAACTTATTCATCTACAATTTTGCAAACAGTAAAGGGGGTAAATACAGAACTGATAAAGTTAGAAACGTAGGGGAGCCTCCCAGCTTGCTCGATAGTTCGCTGGTTGAAATTTCTAGAATGCAAATTCAGCGATTTTTAGCAGCCAAAGGATACTTTAACGCCAGGGTGCAAAGTAGCATATACAAAAAAAGAAAAAAAGCCCATGTGGTATTTGATGTTCAGCAAGGGGGTGTATTTCGTGTTAGAAACATCGAGAAAGAAATTGTAGATCGTAAAGTTGATGAAATCTATGACGCGTATTCCAACTATTATTCTTCTTTAAAAAGTGGGATGCGTTTTGATGCAGATTCGTTGGCCAAAGAACGCGAAACGATTTATAATTTAATGAAACGTAAGGGCTACTACGATTATGTGAGACAGTATGTACGGTTTGAAGTAGATACTAATTTAAATACTAGTCAGGCCGACCTCCGTCTTTTTATTGATAATCCTGAAGATAGGGAAGCTCATGCTGTTTTCGAAATAGATAGTAGCTATGTGGTCATCAAGGACAGTGAAGGTGAATATGGCGATAGTTTAGCAAATAAAAGCATTCTGCCCGGAGCGCTAGTTATCGATGACTTTTCAGGACGGTTTAAGGCAAAGACCTTAGCGCGTTATATCTACCCTAGGAGGGGGGATGTTTTTGATATAGATCGGGAGAACCTAACTTATGACAGACTGTATGAGCTGAACAGCTTCCGAGGAGTTAGAACAACCTACAAGAAGAAAGATTCTACGAGTCTCATCGTTAACTATGAACTCATTCCACTAAAAAGAATGGCTAACCGAGTAGAAGGAGAATATACTTTTGCATCGGGTAGAAGCGGATTCAATATTGGAAATACTTATACCAATAGAAATCTATTTGGAGGATCCGAGCATTTAGAGATTAAGGCTCGATATGGCGTGTTGTTCGATCCACGTTTAAGTGGCCCCCTTTGGAATAAGGTATGGAATAGAGACTTTCAGTTTGGGGCAAATCTTACTATTCCTCGTCTGATTGTTCCCTTCCGGATACCAGTAATGGGAAAAAACGGTATGCCTCACACCATTTTTTCGACAAATTGGCAAATATTTGACCAGTTAAATACTTATAGCAATAGGTATGTTATTAATTCAGTATCCTATAATTGGTACGACACCCGATATAAATTGCATAGCGTTACACCGTTGGCGTTAGAATATCGATTGGGAAGGTTGGATCCTATCTTTCGAGATACCCTTCAAAGTTCGGGTTATGAGCTTTACGTTCAAAGTAATGACCGAGCCTATTTTGGTATTGGAAGTCAGTATGCCTATACCTATAATACATTGCGCCTTACCACTTACGATAATTTTTTGTTCTTTAGAGGCGCTTTGGATTTAAGCGGAAACACGTTGAATCTTCTGAGCAAGATCATAAACTTTAAAAAGAATGACATCGGACAGAATACGGTTTTGAATGTGCCGTATCTACAATATGTAAAAGCAGAAGTTGATTTTAGAGTGTATCGGCACTTAGGAGGAGAAAGACAATTTGTTGGAAGAATAAATTCAGGGGTAGGTGTTCCATTTGGTAACAATCAGGAATTCTTGATCTTTGAAAAGCAATTTTTCGGTGGAGGGATGAATGATATACGGGCATGGCAAGCTCGGACACTTGGACCCGGAAATTATAATAGAGCTGTGCTATCTGACGAATTGAGATCGAGACTTAGAAATTTAGACCAGTTAGGTGAAATAAAGATCACGGGAAACCTTGAATATAGATTTAAAGTGTTAAATAGTTTTTTTGGAGCGAAACTGAAAGGCGCAACGTTTGCTGACTTTGGTAATATTTGGCGACTGAGGGAGGCAGAGGAAA
This Olivibacter sp. SDN3 DNA region includes the following protein-coding sequences:
- a CDS encoding RNA methyltransferase, with the protein product MRKLAMQELSRASVEEFKQLEKLPITVVLDSVRSLHNVGSVFRTADGFAVERIILCGITGKPPHRDIEKTALGATQSMEWIYMENIVDALTLIKKEGKKIIAIEQAEGSSMLHDFNPEQEEQYALIFGNEVNGVSEEAMKMVDTCIEIPQFGTKHSFNIVISAGILLWDFYSKLKLKSGRQQ
- a CDS encoding spore protein, with product MGVTRLKRKDRRNKTVSRLEVQFLKLGRNIEVGDRSKESGASQIAKNNEILNKLATNNK
- a CDS encoding RNA methyltransferase; its protein translation is MLPKSQLQFIKSLHHKKFRKEHGLFIVEGIKSITEFLQSDYTVHHIFHSSNLGPKIDIFLKNVKLNTITERELAAISTVKTPQGILALVEIPSDEPINYNQLSGNFTLVLDTIQDPGNMGTIIRTADWFGIHKIICSENTVDIFNPKVVQATMGSLAHVSVVYTNLTSFLSNINVPVYATLLTGQSIYKTDFGNEGVILLGNEGSGINQNLLPNNTIGITIPRYGSAESLNVALSTAICCSEIRRRE
- a CDS encoding BamA/TamA family outer membrane protein, yielding MNKEFKDQAEEYIQRDIRPNSSINLFIYNFANSKGGKYRTDKVRNVGEPPSLLDSSLVEISRMQIQRFLAAKGYFNARVQSSIYKKRKKAHVVFDVQQGGVFRVRNIEKEIVDRKVDEIYDAYSNYYSSLKSGMRFDADSLAKERETIYNLMKRKGYYDYVRQYVRFEVDTNLNTSQADLRLFIDNPEDREAHAVFEIDSSYVVIKDSEGEYGDSLANKSILPGALVIDDFSGRFKAKTLARYIYPRRGDVFDIDRENLTYDRLYELNSFRGVRTTYKKKDSTSLIVNYELIPLKRMANRVEGEYTFASGRSGFNIGNTYTNRNLFGGSEHLEIKARYGVLFDPRLSGPLWNKVWNRDFQFGANLTIPRLIVPFRIPVMGKNGMPHTIFSTNWQIFDQLNTYSNRYVINSVSYNWYDTRYKLHSVTPLALEYRLGRLDPIFRDTLQSSGYELYVQSNDRAYFGIGSQYAYTYNTLRLTTYDNFLFFRGALDLSGNTLNLLSKIINFKKNDIGQNTVLNVPYLQYVKAEVDFRVYRHLGGERQFVGRINSGVGVPFGNNQEFLIFEKQFFGGGMNDIRAWQARTLGPGNYNRAVLSDELRSRLRNLDQLGEIKITGNLEYRFKVLNSFFGAKLKGATFADFGNIWRLREAEENPGGEFKLDKFLGQIAIGAGAGLRFDLDYFVFRFDAGVKVKDPQFEGEKQWVITELFNSREFKDSYLQSNNPDRYNFIQYNFGIGMPF